ccacatacttttggccatattgtgtatttcCTGAATTGTGTATGTCCTACTGAATAGTGTTTATTATGTCCGCCAATAGTTCGTAAGTTATATTTCATTTCGGACACGCCCATTACAATCCTGAAATGCATGTTCATTTCCCAAGGTAACAGTTTTTACTTTCATAGTTCCGAACAGGACCAATTTGAAAAAATAATTCATAATTTACTAATGATCCCTTATCTGTTTTACCGTTGGATTTcaggtacagtcatgctggctAGATTGTCAAATTCGTGTTCTGTGTAGAGACGGTAACAAGATCCTGAGTCTTCTCTCCCTGCCCTGCCGGCCCGCTGCCAGGCCTGAGCTTTGGATACCCGATGCACTGCCAACACTTCCAGACCACTGTCTGATAAAACACAGAGCGAAACAGTATATCAAAATAAGCATGGTAATTCACCAAACATACTTGGGCTCTGTAGTCAATTTAAATGGCAACTAGAAATGTACAACAAAACTGAGGACCTGGAGTTTGCTAGTTGCTAATTCCATAATATCATGTTTACGTCCATCACTACATGTTTGAATACTATTCTTACCTGGATTATAGCGCTTGGCTTTCACCATTCCTGTGTCGATGACATATTTAATTCCAGAGATAGTTATAGACGTCTCTGCTATATTGGTGGAGAGGATAACTTTCCTACAGCCCTGATATGAAgagaaaaacattaataatgaaattaaataattaattaaataaaaatctattacaAGAAATAGTTCTTTAATAAAATGACCATTCAAAAACTGTATTTTATGTTTACTCAGATTGTCTTAAATTTTGTTGGAAGAGctcaaataattaaatagtCAGTTTACCTTAGGTGCAGGCTGAAAGACCCTGAGCTGCTGAGCAGGAGGAAGTGATGCATACAGGGGGATCACAATCATGGGTCCACAAGTTTCAGGCAGATGTTTGGCAATGTCACGACAAGTACGAGCAAGTGCCTCGATCTCCTCCTGACCGGTCATGAACACCAGGATGTCATGGGATGAAGGGGTTTCCTGTATGACCGAACAAACTTATTAAGAAACAGCACATatgaacacaaaatgtattaaatacaaaGCACTAGATATGCTAAATATTAGAATAATAAAATTTCCACAATGATACTTTATGTATTTTCAAAAACGtatacaaaaatatacatacagctttAAGTGAATGGTTAAAAGCATATAGACACCCCTTAGTTTTTGAGTTTATGTCAACAGCCATTGTTATCAGGTATAAAAAATCCATTATATAAAGTAAATCATATGCTTCCACTACCATGTGCAAATCAAGGTttacaaagacatggtttgataagtCTGGTGTGAAGTAAATCAGTGACCTGAGCTCAAACTTACTAAATACCTTTGAGGTAAACTGGAACCAGACAAAGCCTTTAGCCTGGCCTCGCCAAAATAAAGGGGCGTAACACAGACATGCTTTAGAGTATTGTAGCCTTTCCAGAAAAGCTGGGGCAGCCACAAAGGGGTGAACTCCAGATCATTgtgcatggttttggaataaaaCATCCATCAGGATAAtggtggggtgtccacatacctttagccacataatatattttttctttcacaCTTGTCCTTGATTATATTGTCCACCACTTGTTCATTCTCCATCTACTCCTACCAGTACACAGATGTTCAATGTTTAATTATAGTGTCAATGCATCCCATCAGAGTAGAAGCACTAACCTGGTGAATCTGAAAGATGGAGACCAGAGCTGCATGCAGGTAGTCAGACTGTGGCTGCTTGGTATAGTAGATTTGAATGGGGTGCTGCCTGCCCTCCAAGTACAGCACAGGAGACTTGTTAAAATACTGAGAGAACAGGTCCACGTCCATGGTGGCAGACATCACGATAATCTGGAGATCACAGGGTTTAGTTCACGATACAATATCAAGATCAGCAATTTCATTCAACAAGTTCATTAGTATTACTTGTCAGTTTGGTACCTTTAGCGGGATCTTGTTCTGCTCTTTGCGTTTGCGCTGGGCACTCTTGACCACGCCAAAGAGGACGTCCGTGTGGACGGTACGCTCATGAGCCTCATCCAGAATCACCACAGTGTATCGCAGCAACAGAGGATCCCCGATCGCCTCTCTTAGCAGCATACCGTCTGTCATGAACTTAAGCTTGGTCTCGTGGGACGTCACATCTTCAAATCGCACCGTGTAACCCACctgaaaatggaaataaaatggtggttttttttttttttttttttttaaataatgatttattgctAATATAGTCAAAAATATGTTGCACTCCTTTTTTTAAGATCGAGAATTTCAGctacatccattgctaacaggtgtatgttCAAGCAGATCTGATTAACTAGCAAATCATAGCCACATAACACACATttcagaattaaaaaaaagaatatcaAATGTAATGCATTTACCATAATTACAAAATCATAACTCACCAGTTTTCCAAGCTGGGTTTTCTTTTCCTCAGCCACTCTTCCCGCCAGTGAGATGGCAGCCACACGTCGGGGCTGAGTGATGGCGATCATGCCCTGCCGACCAATCCCAGCTTCATAGAGATACTGAGGGACCTGTGTGGTCTTACCAGATCCTGTCTCTCCtagtgaataaaataaaaagagcaTAGAGCAgcaagtcaagtttatttataaagcgccTTCAAAGACATCGAGTGTCGCCCAGGTGctgaacagtaaaataaaataaatcaatgacATAAATAGTAGTAAAAGTCATATAGTATAGCAGAGtgaattgtaaataaaaccatGCTAAAACCCAAAAGCCTGTGTCTGTCttcaagtttaatataaaactaTCAATTGTAgcaagtgtttattttttaaaatgccgTTTAGTAGCAGGAACAAAAAAGCCAAATTAACTTCTCTACACAAAATGTCATGGTCTTTAAGGGAAATTTTGGAATTCAATGTAAGCTTTAAATCTGTGTTAAAAGTCAGCACCTGAATTATGcacattatttagatttttggaAACAAGTGCTGTGGACTGATGACATACAAATTGAACTCTCTGGGCATCAAAAAATGATTTATTGCTTTTTTGTGCTAAAAATACACCAAATATCCATAACAATTtctaaacaataacaacaacttTTTATTGGTTCTTTTAGTATAAAAACTATGGCCTTGTTTGAAACAGCTCTTTGTACAACCCTAAAGTAAAAGCTATTGCAACAAAGTACTAAACAATATATATCTGTAAGTTAagattaatataaattaattgttttatgtgttgggtttgtttcaGGTACTCAAGTTTCCTCCCaacactaaaaaaaacattaacaaattGAGTTGTCTGCTCCAAATTGCCCCTAGTAAATGTAAAAGGTTGATTAAATGTGTGATGCCTTGTAATAAACTGACACCatatgtccagggtgtattcctgccataCGCAGATGACAcaggacccaccgcaaccctgaccaggctacaactattagtaaatataaatcaattaataaagACACACATGTTTTAACTAATGTACTACTatgtactactattactattaagaTCAGTAACAACAAAATGAGTATACAGTGTATGCTAAGCTAAGTAATACACATGAAAGTAGAAACATCTCACCTATTAATACAGCATTGTGTAAATGTCTGAGCTGGTCGATCAGCTTCGATCTGGCCTGGTAAATAGGCAGTTGTTTCCGTTGGCCCTCTATATATATAGGTACATTTCCTTTCTTTGGCAGCAGCATGCCAGGCTTCTTATGTgaagagaaaaaaggggagcCCGGCTTAAACTTCTTGGCCGGAGGAAGATCGGGGTCGTGGGGCATGATCCGAAAAAGAACCGAGCGAAATTAACCCTTAGTCCTTCAAACGCCAAGCCTCCGATTACTAAAAATGAAGCAAAATATCAGTATAAAGTAGCAACGCTTCCACACTGCGACTGTTTATCTAATATCTAATACCACATGGTACAAACTACAATGTCGCTTGGTAATGACGTAACAACAGCAGTAGGGGTGTGTGTCTGAGCTCGATTGATGGGCCACATGCAATGGTTGTTAATGTAGATTAAATTACAAAATCGTTCATTGTTTGAGTATGAATCGGTCTTTTTGGAACGCGCAATATGACATGCTCAATGTTCTGGCAGCTTCACTGTTGTACATTTGGGATGTGACCACTGATTCGAGGCTCGTTTAATATCCAGCAGAATATGATGCAAAATAATGGATGGAACAGATGCTAGGGAAGATGTTTTAAGTAGGGGGATTGCCAGCTTGGCAGCAATGTTATCAAAAATAAACACCAGTGTTACAGGTGCTAAATAATCCACCACCACTGCACAACAGCAGTGTTACCAGTCACATAAGTAATGTCATGTTCTACCTGCATTTTAATATTCTGCTGTGATAAAGCTTCCAAAAAGAGATGTGATACCCAACTTGTGCACAATGTTTATAGTGCACTTGCATTACAGTTAGCTTTGACAGCATCTTTTGGAAACAACGCGGCAAAGTCTGGGTTGTGGATGCAACACAGTAATCTGGCAgtctttgtgttattttaagaGTAACTGCCGTTGATTGTTGTTTAATTTATAATCCATCTGTAATAGAAATACCTGCTACTCAATACAATAACAACGTTAAATGTTTGGGTAGCTCGCTGGACCAGGCTGCGTCCTCGTGCTTCTCCGTTAGCTTTCGTGCGACTTCGTGTGTTTCCGAGTGTTTCCGTAAACTGACGTTATAATTGACCAATCAGCTGAAACCAGTATTTGTTAAGCCGAAATGTGATTGGCTGCTTGTGTGATATAAAAACGCCTTGTGCTCGTTTCCGTGTCTTTTCGTTCACGCGTCCCTACTGTGAGGTGAGTGGAGTGTTTCGTGTGTATTGAATTTTAGCAGTATTGAagttttctgtttaattaaagTGCACAAATATACGTAATATGTTTTAGTAATctttaatttaaacatttatgaaCGGTTGCGTAACATTAAAGGTTAATAAAGTAGGGTTATTTTATATTAGCATGCTGGCTTAGCGGCCTGTTGGCGCCATGTTGGTAAAATAATCGTTTGCCATGTGTTCAACAGCTGTGAccaaaagctttaaaataaactaattcCATtaagcattttttgtttcaagccttttttcttccttttttacctCTAGATTATCACCTTGTCTTTAAACCGGCTTTTAACCGATCCTTGGAAGCACTGCAAAGATGCCCAGGGAAGACAGGGCCACGTGGAAGTCCAACTACTTCTTAAAAATCATTGTAGGTCATTTTAATCTAATAATTTTTGATCAGTTGAGTACCATATAGATCACCTTACATGAGCTTAGAATGTAGGGATAAAAATGAAGAATAAAAAAAGTACACATGAATAAAACACAACCCTGTGAGATCAAATCCAAGTCATGTTTGCAATTAGGAACCCACAATATCTGCTACCCAACATATTTGATAGATTCACTGTCATATTTGGTTgttctattattatatttaggtAAAGTATGTCTTTCCATCATAAATTTACAAGTACTTAAATTGAATTGGAAATTAGTAACCCAATTATCGTTGCAAGTGAAAGTGCTAGTTAGTAATGAAGTGAATTGTGGTATGGCCTCTGATCTCAGATATCTTAAAACATCATGGGTCCCATTAAACCTGTGCATGCTTGCACTTCTCTCTGGTAATAGTTTGGTACAAGACAGCCTTATACATAAATGTTTGTACTGTAAATTAAAATTCTGCAAACTTTAGAATAGGTTAGACTTTCTAGGACACCAGGTGTCATTCATGTAATTGACTTGATGctatgtaaaatataattaaggGCAGTTAATGATTATTTTTCTCCCTTTCTGTTATTGTAATGTTAATTTGATAAATGTTATTAACTAGTAACCTTACAGAATTGGACGTTTCACTTTGAAGGAATGCTATGGTTATTTATTTGTAGAGGTGctcactttttttatttttttttattttttacagcaaCTGTTGAATGACTACCCGAAGTGTTTCATCGTGGGTGCAGACAATGTCGGCTCCAAGCAGATGCAGACCATCCGTCTGTCCCTGCGGGGCAAGGCTATCGTGCTCATGGGCAAGAACACCATGATGCGCAAGGCTATTCGTGGTCACCTGGAGAACAACCCAGCTTTGGAGAAGTATGTCTGCTATAGACTTAGTTTGGGTAATTTTACTGTAATGACCACTTGCGTTACATTGTGGGGTCCAAAATGCTAGTGGTTTTAGTGATGCAGGATAAGTTACAGATCAGCTGTGTAGTGCTGGTTCGTCGTTCCCCCTGCACATAGTAACTTGTTTCTTACTATCCCTGTCTGTCTGCATTCCCACAGCTTGCAGGGACGCTTGGTTTCAAACATTAAATTGTGTAATCTTGTGTATCTGgtataaatatatttcagtACTGTGTATAAAGAGGTTTGTTACCTCTTTGCACTTTCATTAGTATCTCCCACTGTCTACTTGCAGTGAGACTAGAGTAGCATAGTAATCAGGGTTGccaatttaatttttaatgctGTAGCTGAGCAGGTTAACTTTTTTGCAGGCTGCTGCCCCATATTCGTGGAAATGTGGGTTTTGTCTTTACCAAGGAAGATCTGACTGAGGTTCGGGACCTGCTGCTGGCTAACAAGGTAAGTCACGACTTCTATTACTTATAAGCCAGCGCTTGTTAAAAATTTaatgtataatttttttatttctttacctgtTAGGTGCCAGCTGCTGCTCGTGCTGGCGCTATTGCTCCCTGTGATGTAACTGTGCCAGCTCAAAACACTGGGCTGGGTCCTGAGAAGACCTCTTTCTTCCAGGCTTTGGGTATCACCACTAAGATTTCCAGAGGAACCATTGAAATCCTGGTaagtttttaaaatgcaatgTGTAGCTTTATGAATAATGCAAGCGTTTATAGGATGAATTAAGAAATTAGACTGATTAGGAAACTGGTGATTTAGTGTGCAGGTTAAGTTACATAACAGCTGTTCTGTGCTGTTCTGTCGTTCCCCctgcaaaaagaaaaatgtttctTTCTATCCCTGTGTGCCAGTGATCTCCGGCATGCAGGGACGCTTAGTCTCAGACACATTAGAGGCTGCTACTAATGAGCCTCAGTATATCTGACCTGGCTCTTTCTCAGTCCTTTTATTGGCAAATGCTTAATGTTAGAATTTAAATGATTACTAATGAACCGCTATGTATGTTTTCTACCATCTGTTTAGAGCGATGTGCAACTGATTAAGCCTGGAGATAAGGTGGGTGCCAGTGAGGCCACGCTGCTCAACATGCTGAACATCTCGCCCTTTTCCTACGGGTTGATCATCCAGCAGGTCTATGACAATGGCAGTGTGTACAGCCCTGAGGTGCTGGACATCACTGAAGATGCCCTGCACAAGAGGTTCCTGGAGGTGAGTCAAAACAAACATGCTGCATTTTATAGCAAAATTAATGTTGCAGGATGGGTTACACGTCGGCTTGTGTGGTGCTGGTTTGTCGTTCCCCCTGCAAAAATCAAACTTTCTTACTATCTCTGCCCGTCAGCACTCCCTTGACTTGCAGGGACGCTTGGTCTCATACattacatttggctggaaatgGCACAACATCATGGTCTAGGAAATTTCGATAAATTGTGTCCACGTTGCAACAAGTGTTTGAATCTACATGAGACTTTTCGTTTGTTTTAGGGTGTGAGGAACATCGCCAGTGTGTGTCTGCAGATTGGCTACCCTACTCTTGCCTCTATCCCCCATTCCATCATCAATGGATACAAGAGGGTGCTGGCTGTTGCTGTGGAGACAGACTACTCCTTCCCCTTGGCTGAAAAGGTAAATATTCTACCAGCATCTTGTTACATTAGTACAAAGGCTGACTGGCCATATTGGTGGTTAGTTTCCTCATTCatgtaaaaattttaaatggCAAACTGGGCATTCATGTGGTCATGAAGCACCAACTGCATGTATACATTCTGGTAGCTTTCTTATTAGCTGATATGAAATTGTATATACATTCATGGTTTTAAGGCAAATTATGTAATAGTTATACAAGTGTCAAAGACTTGATGGTAAGTGGTAGTATGAAAGTTGTCCTAAGTTTATTTGGGTGATAAAGCTTATAGATTATCGATGACCTGAATACTACAGTATGTCGAACCTGGTATTGATGTCCCAATGAAATTTTTTGTGGTAATTAACTTGGTAGTTATTAGATCAAATGTATCTCTATCCCCTAGGTTAAGGCTTTCCTGGCTGACCCCTCTGCCTTCGCTGTGGCTGCTGCTCCACCTGCCGCAGTGGTaaccgctgctgctgctgctcctgCTGCCGCTGCCGAGCCAGCCAAGGAGGAATCCGAGGAGTCTGATGAAGACATGGGCTTCGGCCTGTTTGACTAAAAAGCAGAGTCACCAAACCTGCTTATTTGacatcaataaatgaataaacctaTTATGACTCTTGTAATTTTTATGGGGTACAGTTGATGTCCATGGACTTGTCTAAGGGTTTCTAGTGTGGGTTTTTctaattttaaaaatgattactTGATTAGCCCTGGTGTCTTGTCCCACACTAACTGAAGTGCTAACTGAAGACACCATAATCTAAGGAGTATGGAATAACATTTGTAATATGGATCAGGAGCCTAACAAACGTGTTGAACAAAAATACAGGATAAGAATAAACGAAAAGTCATtgactgtatttaaataaagactAGGCTCGGTGGCTGTCAGggtggcactgttgcctcacagcaggaaggtcctgggttcaattcctagattgagcagtctgggtcctttctgtgcatgttctccctgtctgctccggtttcctcccacagttcagaTGCATGTGAGGTcggttggagatacaaaattgtccattactgtgtgACGTTCAAGAAGAAACCTTAAAGCAGCAGCGTATATTGCACAGATGAacctcccttaatgtgtgacactggtttatctgtgcaatattgttggtccgggtcctttctgtgtggagtttgcatgttctccccgtgtctgcttgggtgtactccggtttcctcccacagtccaaagacatgcaagtgaggtgaattgaagatactaaattgtccaagactgcttgatataaacttgtgaactgatgaaccttgtgtaatgaataattactgttcctgtcatgaatgtaaccaaaagggTAAAAACGATGTTAAATCCTAACAAATAAACAAGCAATATTCGTTATTCATACGTGCAATAATGTAAGGATTTTAATTGTGTGAAATAACTAACAATTTgcaaatttttctttttttctattaaattttttttttcatttgcaaatttctttgttttaaattttttactttttgcaaatttttcctttttctttgttttaaatttttactatttgcaaatttctttctttgttttaaattttttactttCTATTTGCAaatgtttcttcttttttctttgttttaaatgaGTGTTTATTCTTCTACATAAGTGGGTACTACTGTAAGAACTCGATAAAGTAGTTCTGATTCTGTATGCAGTGCCTCTTGTTCCCGCGCATGCGCACTAGTGGGTATAGTGGGTGGGAATTAAAGCGAGTGAGAGTCTCTGCTTGTCTTTATGGGTGTGAACGTCTGATCCACAAACCCACCGGCTACGGAAAGTCGGCTTCCTCACAGCCGTGTTCCACACACCGGGTTCAGTAAAGCAGGACGGCGCTGCCGGTGACATGGCGCGGGATTACGATTACCTGTTTAAACTTCTGATCATCGGTGATAGCGGTGAGTCCGGAGCACATCCAGCACGGAAACGGGCCTCCGATAA
The DNA window shown above is from Trichomycterus rosablanca isolate fTriRos1 chromosome 26, fTriRos1.hap1, whole genome shotgun sequence and carries:
- the dhx33 gene encoding ATP-dependent RNA helicase DHX33 gives rise to the protein MPHDPDLPPAKKFKPGSPFFSSHKKPGMLLPKKGNVPIYIEGQRKQLPIYQARSKLIDQLRHLHNAVLIGETGSGKTTQVPQYLYEAGIGRQGMIAITQPRRVAAISLAGRVAEEKKTQLGKLVGYTVRFEDVTSHETKLKFMTDGMLLREAIGDPLLLRYTVVILDEAHERTVHTDVLFGVVKSAQRKRKEQNKIPLKIIVMSATMDVDLFSQYFNKSPVLYLEGRQHPIQIYYTKQPQSDYLHAALVSIFQIHQETPSSHDILVFMTGQEEIEALARTCRDIAKHLPETCGPMIVIPLYASLPPAQQLRVFQPAPKGCRKVILSTNIAETSITISGIKYVIDTGMVKAKRYNPDSGLEVLAVHRVSKAQAWQRAGRAGREDSGSCYRLYTEHEFDNLASMTVPEIQRCNLAGVILHLLALGVPDVMNFDFMSKPSPESMRMAVEQLDLLGAVERKNDQVFLTPLGKKMACFPLEPRFAKTIILSPDFSCTEEVLTIVSLLSVDSVLYNPPARRDEVLVVRKKFVSSEGDHITLLNIYRAFKKVSGNKEWCRENFVNSRNMGLVAEVRAQLRDICIKLGLKLESSQSELVNVRRCLAHSMFTSAAELQPDGTYVALDTHQPVAIHPSSVLFQAKPAYVVFNELLHTSRCYMRDLCLVDADWLQEAAPEYFRRKLRTGKS
- the rplp0 gene encoding large ribosomal subunit protein uL10, with protein sequence MPREDRATWKSNYFLKIIQLLNDYPKCFIVGADNVGSKQMQTIRLSLRGKAIVLMGKNTMMRKAIRGHLENNPALEKLLPHIRGNVGFVFTKEDLTEVRDLLLANKVPAAARAGAIAPCDVTVPAQNTGLGPEKTSFFQALGITTKISRGTIEILSDVQLIKPGDKVGASEATLLNMLNISPFSYGLIIQQVYDNGSVYSPEVLDITEDALHKRFLEGVRNIASVCLQIGYPTLASIPHSIINGYKRVLAVAVETDYSFPLAEKVKAFLADPSAFAVAAAPPAAVVTAAAAAPAAAAEPAKEESEESDEDMGFGLFD